In a single window of the Mustela nigripes isolate SB6536 chromosome 17, MUSNIG.SB6536, whole genome shotgun sequence genome:
- the ZNF319 gene encoding zinc finger protein 319, with amino-acid sequence MSESWQQPPQTQPQQPQPPQPQHHAEPPPALAEHTLPPGSAENPLGCAVYGILLQPDPGLQPPQHAPLQAASEPGPKCGVCGHDLAHLSSPHEHQCLAGHDRSFQCTQCLKIFHQATDLLEHQCVQAEQKPFVCGVCKMGFSLLTSLAQHHSAHSGTSGLVKCSICEKTYKPAEAAEPAAAAAAAATPLPPAPAPPPPPPPPAVAPGEQADKPYSCPICQKPFKHLSELSRHERIHTGEKPYKCTLCDKSFSQSSHLVHHKRTHSSERPYKCAVCEKTFKHRSHLVRHMYAHSGEHHLFRCNVCELHFKESSELLQHPCTPSGERPFRCGECQKAFKRPSDLRQHERTHSAERPFKCDLCPMGFKQQYALMRHRRTHKAEEPFKCGLCEKGFGQPSHLLYHQHVHTLETLFKCPVCQKGFDQSAELLRHKCLPGAAERPFKCPVCSKAYKRASALQKHQLAHCSAAEKPLRCTLCERRFFSSSEFVQHRCDPAREKPLKCPDCEKRFKYASDLQRHRRVHTGEKPYKCPNCDKAFKQREHLNKHQGVHAREQQFKCVWCGERFLDVALLQEHSAQHSAAAAAAEGAYQVAACLP; translated from the coding sequence ATGTCGGAGAGCTGGCAGCAGCCCCCGCAGACGCAGCCGCAGCAGCCGCAGCCACCACAGCCTCAGCACCACGCAGAGCCCCCACCGGCCCTGGCTGAGCACACCCTGCCCCCGGGCTCGGCTGAGAACCCCCTGGGCTGTGCGGTCTACGGCATCCTCCTGCAGCCAGATCCGGGCCTCCAGCCCCCGCAGCACGCGCCCCTGCAGGCGGCCAGCGAGCCGGGCCCCAAGTGCGGCGTGTGTGGCCACGACCTGGCGCACCTGTCCAGCCCGCACGAGCACCAGTGTCTGGCGGGCCACGATCGCTCCTTCCAGTGCACGCAGTGTCTCAAGATCTTCCACCAGGCCACGGACCTGCTGGAACACCAGTGTGTGCAGGCCGAACAGAAGCCTTTCGTCTGCGGTGTCTGCAAGATGGGATTCTCACTGCTCACGTCACTGGCGCAGCACCACAGCGCGCACAGCGGCACGAGCGGCCTGGTGAAGTGTTCTATCTGCGAGAAGACCTACAAGCCGGCGGAGGCGGCAGAacccgcggccgccgccgccgccgccgccacccccctacccccagcccccgcgccgccgccgccaccgccgccgcccgCCGTGGCCCCTGGAGAGCAGGCGGACAAGCCCTACAGCTGCCCCATCTGCCAGAAGCCCTTCAAGCACCTGTCAGAGCTGTCGCGGCACGAGCGCATCCACACAGGCGAGAAGCCGTACAAGTGCACGCTGTGTGACAAGAGCTTCAGCCAGTCGTCGCACCTGGTACACCACAAGCGCACGCACAGCTCAGAGCGGCCGTACAAGTGCGCCGTGTGCGAGAAGACCTTCAAGCACCGCTCGCATCTGGTGCGCCACATGTACGCGCACTCGGGCGAGCACCACTTGTTCCGCTGCAACGTGTGTGAGCTGCACTTTAAGGAGTCCTCGGAGCTGCTGCAGCACCCGTGCACGCCGAGCGGGGAGCGGCCGTTCCGCTGCGGCGAGTGCCAGAAGGCCTTCAAGCGGCCGTCGGACCTACGGCAGCACGAGCGCACGCACAGCGCAGAGCGGCCCTTCAAGTGTGACCTGTGCCCCATGGGCTTCAAGCAGCAGTACGCGCTCATGCGCCACCGGCGCACGCACAAGGCCGAGGAGCCGTTCAAGTGTGGCCTGTGCGAGAAGGGCTTTGGGCAGCCCAGCCACCTGCTCTACCACCAGCATGTGCACACCCTTGAGACCCTCTTCAAGTGCCCCGTGTGCCAGAAGGGCTTCGACCAGTCGGCCGAGCTGCTGCGGCACAAGTGCCTGCCGGGCGCGGCCGAGCGGCCCTTTAAGTGCCCCGTGTGTAGCAAGGCCTACAAGCGCGCGTCCGCCCTGCAGAAGCACCAGCTGGCGCACTGCTCGGCTGCCGAGAAGCCGCTGCGCTGCACCCTGTGCGAGCGCCGCTTCTTCTCGTCCTCTGAGTTCGTGCAGCACCGCTGCGACCCGGCCCGCGAGAAGCCGCTCAAGTGCCCGGACTGCGAGAAGCGCTTCAAGTACGCGTCCGACCTGCAGCGGCACCGGCGGGTGCACACGGGTGAGAAGCCCTACAAGTGCCCCAACTGTGACAAGGCCTTCAAGCAGCGCGAGCATCTCAACAAGCACCAGGGGGTGCACGCCCGCGAGCAGCAGTTCAAGTGCGTGTGGTGTGGCGAGCGTTTCCTGGACGTGGCCCTGCTGCAGGAGCACAGCGCCCAGCACAGTGCTGCCGCAGCGGCTGCGGAGGGCGCCTACCAGGTGGCTGCCTGCCTGCCCTGA